The Nitrospira sp. genome window below encodes:
- a CDS encoding marine proteobacterial sortase target protein, whose product MTKHLFLRTTLALFLSVGTGTLLLLPAFGNEPEQTGHTISVNDVKGGRLLFKTAQPGRFLPAPTLTTDVRLSVTGLIARATVTQEFLNPSLEADVWAEGVYVFPLPETAAVDHLRMKIGERIIEGQIKEKSDAKKVYEQAKQAGKRASLVEQERPNIFTTSVANIGPGERISVEIEYQETIRYDQGAFSLRFPMVVGPRYIPGTPVVLEDQTPGLGWSLDTDRVPDASRITPPVQHPASGSINPVSLTIDLAPGFPLGPIESPSHAILTIAEPDGRRHITLRADTVPADRDFVLTWKPAPGQAPTLSVFREQRGDNHYAFLMAMPPVGHNQPASSVPRETIFVIDTSGSMSGTSIEQAKAALLLALHRLTAQDRFNVIQFNSVTHVLFSQAQPVTPQTLRKAVHYVEHLTANGGTEILPALKMALKGSAPASHLRQVVFLTDGQVGNEDELFEIIRTQLGPSRLFTIGIGSAPNSHFMRKAAEFGRGTFTHIGSTNEVQAQMDAIFRKLERPALTDLHIEGLDGQVEMFPPRIPDLYEGEPVVVVLKGTSLPETVTIRGMIGSAPWTTSIPLKDHEAREGLSVYWARQKIAALMDQQRYGQDETATRQAVLNVALAHHLVSPYTSLVAVDVTPVRPANQPLHPHAMKTNLPDGQHAQAIFGLPQTATSGPIQIALGLAALLAAWMAYALRVRVA is encoded by the coding sequence ATGACCAAACACCTGTTTCTCCGCACCACGCTCGCCCTGTTCCTCTCGGTGGGTACCGGCACCCTGTTGCTTCTTCCGGCATTCGGCAATGAACCGGAGCAGACCGGCCACACCATCTCGGTGAATGATGTGAAGGGCGGCAGACTGCTCTTCAAGACGGCTCAACCGGGCCGCTTCCTTCCCGCGCCCACCCTCACCACCGATGTCCGCCTCTCCGTGACCGGACTCATCGCCCGCGCCACGGTCACGCAGGAGTTTCTGAACCCCAGCCTGGAGGCAGACGTCTGGGCCGAGGGCGTCTATGTGTTCCCGCTTCCTGAGACCGCCGCCGTCGATCATCTCCGCATGAAGATCGGGGAACGGATCATCGAAGGCCAGATCAAGGAAAAGTCTGACGCGAAGAAGGTCTACGAACAGGCCAAGCAGGCAGGGAAGCGGGCCAGCCTCGTCGAGCAGGAACGCCCGAACATCTTTACCACCTCCGTTGCGAACATCGGCCCCGGCGAGCGCATCTCGGTCGAGATCGAATATCAGGAGACCATCCGCTACGACCAGGGCGCCTTCTCGCTCCGGTTCCCCATGGTCGTAGGCCCGCGCTACATCCCCGGCACACCGGTGGTGCTGGAGGATCAGACCCCAGGCCTCGGCTGGTCGCTGGATACAGACCGCGTGCCGGACGCGTCACGAATTACTCCGCCGGTGCAGCATCCTGCCTCTGGCTCGATCAATCCGGTGAGCCTCACCATCGACCTCGCGCCGGGCTTTCCTCTCGGCCCTATCGAGTCGCCCTCGCACGCAATTCTCACGATCGCCGAGCCGGATGGCCGACGACATATCACGCTCCGCGCAGACACCGTCCCGGCTGATCGGGATTTCGTGCTGACCTGGAAACCGGCTCCCGGACAAGCGCCCACCCTCTCCGTCTTTCGTGAACAACGGGGCGACAACCACTATGCCTTCCTGATGGCCATGCCGCCGGTTGGACATAATCAACCGGCCTCTTCCGTCCCGCGCGAGACCATCTTTGTGATCGACACCTCCGGTTCTATGTCCGGCACCTCGATCGAACAGGCCAAGGCGGCGCTCCTCCTCGCCTTGCATCGCCTCACGGCGCAGGACCGCTTCAACGTAATCCAGTTCAACAGCGTCACTCACGTGCTGTTTTCCCAGGCCCAGCCGGTCACTCCGCAGACGCTCCGCAAGGCCGTGCACTATGTCGAACATCTGACCGCCAACGGCGGCACGGAAATTCTGCCCGCCCTGAAGATGGCCTTGAAAGGCAGCGCACCGGCCTCTCATCTGCGCCAGGTGGTCTTTCTGACGGATGGGCAGGTCGGCAATGAAGACGAGCTGTTCGAGATCATCCGCACACAGCTCGGCCCCAGCCGCCTCTTCACCATCGGCATCGGCTCGGCGCCGAACAGCCACTTCATGCGGAAGGCGGCGGAGTTCGGGCGCGGGACCTTCACCCATATCGGCAGCACCAACGAAGTGCAGGCCCAGATGGATGCCATCTTCCGCAAGCTGGAACGGCCGGCGCTGACCGATCTGCACATTGAGGGATTGGACGGACAGGTCGAGATGTTTCCCCCGCGCATTCCGGATCTCTACGAGGGCGAGCCGGTCGTCGTCGTGTTGAAAGGTACCTCTCTCCCTGAGACGGTCACCATTCGCGGCATGATCGGGTCCGCTCCCTGGACAACGTCGATCCCACTCAAGGATCACGAAGCTCGTGAGGGCCTCTCCGTCTACTGGGCGAGACAGAAGATCGCCGCACTGATGGATCAGCAACGCTACGGCCAGGATGAGACCGCGACGAGGCAGGCCGTCCTCAATGTGGCATTGGCCCACCACCTCGTCAGCCCATACACCAGCCTCGTCGCGGTTGATGTCACGCCGGTTCGGCCAGCGAACCAGCCGCTGCATCCCCACGCGATGAAGACGAATCTGCCCGATGGCCAGCACGCTCAAGCCATCTTCGGCCTGCCTCAGACGGCCACGAGCGGGCCGATCCAGATTGCTCTGGGACTTGCCGCACTGCTGGCGGCTTGGATGGCCTATGCCCTGCGGGTACGAGTCGCATGA
- a CDS encoding class GN sortase, protein MNPILSTPRMLTVLTVCLLAIGLWQLGEGSWIYAKARLAQHLLQRAWTRTLAGEKQAQPWPWADTWPVARLTVPTLGIDMIVLNGAYGRTLAFGPGYAESSAQPGTPGTTILTGHRDTHFSFLKDLQPGDRLTLQSADGGHRSYRVRNRRIAHVTRDGIPLRHGGHHLALVTCYPFDSLIPGTPWRYVVIAEDEGNQEEQDG, encoded by the coding sequence ATGAACCCGATCTTGTCTACACCCCGCATGCTGACTGTGCTGACGGTGTGCCTCCTCGCCATCGGCTTGTGGCAGCTCGGGGAAGGATCGTGGATCTATGCGAAGGCCAGGCTCGCGCAGCATTTGCTGCAGCGGGCCTGGACCCGCACGCTGGCGGGCGAGAAACAGGCACAGCCCTGGCCCTGGGCCGACACCTGGCCGGTGGCGAGGCTCACCGTTCCGACTCTCGGCATCGACATGATCGTGCTGAACGGAGCCTATGGCCGCACGCTGGCCTTCGGCCCAGGCTATGCCGAATCGAGCGCGCAACCGGGAACACCCGGTACGACGATCCTGACCGGCCATCGGGATACGCATTTCAGTTTCCTGAAAGATCTGCAGCCCGGAGACCGGCTCACGCTGCAATCCGCCGATGGCGGGCACCGGAGCTATCGTGTGCGCAACCGGCGCATCGCTCATGTGACGCGGGATGGCATTCCCTTACGACACGGGGGACACCATTTGGCCCTGGTGACCTGCTATCCATTCGACAGCCTGATACCGGGCACGCCATGGCGGTATGTGGTGATCGCCGAAGATGAGGGGAATCAGGAGGAGCAGGACGGCTGA
- a CDS encoding thermonuclease family protein, whose translation MIWKLFTMAVCALVVLALRPMEARADFPARVVAVHEGDRLLIYHDGKRDTIYLQDIDCPELKQPQGVRAKHATQAYVGGREVIVRNLRRGAQGRTTAEIILPNGRNLGHELLKEGLAWWRSFDSKDRSLGEVQALVQAEHKGLWADPNPVPPWKWKEAKKTRK comes from the coding sequence ATGATATGGAAACTCTTCACGATGGCCGTGTGTGCGTTGGTCGTCCTGGCGTTGCGTCCGATGGAGGCGCGCGCGGACTTTCCCGCCCGGGTGGTGGCCGTACATGAAGGCGATCGGTTGCTGATCTACCACGACGGCAAGAGAGACACGATCTATCTGCAAGATATCGATTGCCCGGAGCTCAAGCAGCCGCAGGGGGTGCGGGCGAAGCATGCGACGCAGGCCTATGTCGGAGGCCGTGAAGTGATTGTGCGGAACCTGCGGCGCGGCGCACAGGGCCGCACCACCGCTGAGATCATCTTGCCCAACGGGCGCAATCTTGGCCATGAGCTGCTGAAGGAAGGCCTGGCCTGGTGGCGTTCATTCGATTCGAAGGACCGCAGCCTGGGCGAGGTCCAAGCGCTGGTGCAAGCCGAACACAAAGGCCTCTGGGCCGACCCCAATCCCGTTCCACCCTGGAAGTGGAAAGAAGCGAAGAAAACCCGCAAGTAG
- a CDS encoding CusA/CzcA family heavy metal efflux RND transporter produces the protein MIEKIIGFALTQRVFVCVAGLVLLFGGLYAFHVLDVVAYPDPSPPMIEVITQYSGWSAEQMERAITLPIEIALQGMPGLTDIRSLSIFGLSDIKVYFDFGTDYFRDRQEVLNRLQSLTLPQNAQPAISPWSAIAEIFRYEVTGPGKSLTELKTIQDWQIRREFKRVPGVIDVSTYGGTTKEYHVDLDPGALLGFNVSLDQIMQALAQNNTDVGGNYLTMGSQSFNVRGMGLMRDLDDIADTVVAEKDGTPIFVRNLGQTSVGYRVRLGKVGINERDDVVEGVVLLQRGEKALPVLERVHQKMQELNERRLPSGVTLTTFYDRTVLIHTTIETVIDVLIAGVLLVSVILYVFIGHLRTAVIVALTVPVALLFTFCIMVLRGDSANLISLGAIDFGIIVDSTLIMVESIFYHISHRRAPGLTVPMHVMRAAREVGRPIFFATTIIVVAFLPLFTMTGVPGKVFAPMSLTYGLALTGALMMAFTLAPALCILLITDKVEERDTAIVGWIKRHYLIALRWALGHEWLVIGGAVAALAVAIGMVPFIGGEFMPALEEGNIWMRATMPVDISFEQAAQLATDVRTIFRKYPEVIDVASQLGRPDDGTDPTSFFNAEFLVTLKPFKEWRASVPTKHHLIAEIEKELAEIPGVNFNFSQAIQDNVQEAMSGVKGENAIKLYGHDLRQLEAEAARIEQVMKQVPGVKDLGVFHLMGQPNLIIEVDRKECARYGLQVGDVNDVIQAAIGGQAVTQVYEGEKWFDLVVRFLPEYRQDIDAIGHIQISTPDGARIPIKQLATVSEQTGAFIVYRENNERYIPIKFSVRGRDLESTVMDAQRKIAEQVTLPEGFRTEWHGEYDQLQEEKMRLAKIVPVTLVLIFLLVYFVLHSLRDAALVLFAVPFSLVGGIWALALTGTHFSISAAVGFISLFGVAVQGALILISRIQDLVREGHDMESAIMKSAEVRMRPVVMTSLAAAIGLLPAAVATGIGSQSQQPLARVVVGGMLTSAVLILVVLPILYRVLHRRSQEET, from the coding sequence ATGATCGAAAAGATTATCGGTTTTGCGCTGACGCAGCGGGTGTTTGTGTGCGTGGCGGGCTTGGTGTTGCTGTTTGGCGGCCTCTATGCCTTTCACGTGCTGGACGTGGTCGCCTATCCCGATCCGTCTCCGCCGATGATCGAGGTCATTACCCAATATTCGGGGTGGTCTGCCGAGCAGATGGAGCGGGCCATCACGCTGCCGATCGAAATCGCCTTGCAAGGCATGCCGGGGCTGACCGATATTCGCTCGCTCTCCATCTTCGGCCTCAGCGATATCAAAGTCTATTTTGACTTCGGCACGGACTATTTCCGGGACCGGCAGGAGGTGTTGAACCGGTTGCAGAGCCTCACGCTTCCGCAGAATGCCCAGCCGGCGATTTCCCCCTGGTCCGCGATTGCCGAGATCTTTCGGTATGAAGTGACGGGGCCGGGCAAGAGCCTCACCGAGCTCAAGACCATCCAGGACTGGCAGATCCGCCGTGAGTTCAAGCGCGTGCCGGGCGTCATCGATGTGAGCACCTACGGAGGGACCACGAAGGAATACCACGTCGATCTGGACCCGGGAGCGCTCCTCGGATTCAACGTCTCCTTAGATCAGATCATGCAGGCCCTCGCGCAGAACAACACCGATGTGGGGGGCAATTACCTCACCATGGGATCCCAGAGCTTCAATGTCCGCGGGATGGGCCTGATGCGCGACCTCGACGACATCGCCGACACCGTCGTGGCGGAGAAAGACGGGACGCCGATCTTTGTGCGGAACCTCGGGCAGACCAGCGTGGGCTACCGGGTGCGGCTCGGCAAAGTCGGCATCAATGAGCGGGACGACGTTGTGGAGGGGGTCGTCTTGCTGCAACGGGGTGAAAAAGCGCTCCCGGTGTTGGAGCGCGTGCACCAGAAGATGCAGGAGTTGAATGAGCGCCGGTTGCCGAGCGGCGTCACGCTCACCACGTTCTACGACCGCACCGTGCTGATTCATACGACGATCGAGACGGTCATCGACGTGCTCATCGCCGGCGTGCTGCTGGTCTCCGTCATTCTCTATGTGTTCATCGGACACCTGCGCACCGCTGTGATCGTGGCGCTGACCGTGCCGGTCGCATTGCTGTTCACCTTTTGCATTATGGTGCTGCGGGGAGACTCGGCAAACCTGATTTCGCTGGGGGCCATCGACTTCGGCATCATCGTCGATTCCACGCTCATCATGGTGGAGAGCATTTTCTATCACATCTCGCATAGGCGGGCGCCGGGGCTCACCGTGCCGATGCACGTGATGCGGGCGGCGCGCGAAGTGGGTCGGCCGATCTTCTTCGCCACGACGATCATCGTGGTGGCGTTCCTGCCGCTCTTCACCATGACCGGCGTGCCCGGAAAGGTCTTCGCGCCCATGTCTCTGACCTATGGGCTGGCGCTGACCGGGGCGTTGATGATGGCCTTCACCCTGGCCCCGGCGCTCTGCATCTTGCTGATCACGGACAAGGTGGAAGAGCGGGACACGGCCATCGTCGGATGGATCAAGCGCCACTATCTCATCGCGCTGCGGTGGGCGCTGGGCCACGAATGGCTGGTGATCGGAGGGGCCGTGGCGGCGCTGGCGGTGGCCATTGGGATGGTGCCGTTCATCGGGGGTGAGTTCATGCCGGCCCTGGAAGAAGGCAATATCTGGATGCGGGCCACCATGCCGGTCGATATCTCCTTCGAACAGGCCGCGCAGCTGGCGACGGACGTGCGGACGATTTTCCGCAAATATCCTGAAGTCATCGATGTGGCCTCGCAGTTGGGCCGCCCCGACGACGGCACCGATCCGACCAGTTTTTTCAATGCCGAGTTTCTCGTCACCCTCAAACCGTTCAAGGAATGGCGGGCCAGCGTGCCGACCAAACACCATTTGATTGCGGAGATTGAAAAGGAATTGGCGGAGATTCCCGGTGTGAATTTCAACTTCTCGCAAGCCATTCAAGACAATGTGCAGGAAGCCATGTCGGGCGTCAAAGGCGAGAACGCGATCAAACTGTACGGGCATGATTTGCGTCAATTGGAGGCCGAAGCCGCCCGGATCGAGCAGGTGATGAAGCAGGTGCCAGGGGTCAAGGATCTGGGGGTGTTCCATCTCATGGGGCAGCCGAACCTGATCATCGAAGTCGATCGGAAAGAATGCGCGCGCTACGGCTTGCAGGTCGGCGATGTGAACGACGTCATTCAGGCGGCGATCGGCGGCCAGGCTGTGACGCAGGTGTATGAAGGAGAAAAGTGGTTCGATCTCGTCGTGCGGTTTCTGCCGGAATACCGGCAGGACATCGATGCCATCGGCCACATCCAGATCAGCACGCCCGACGGAGCCCGCATTCCGATCAAGCAACTGGCGACCGTGTCGGAGCAGACGGGCGCCTTCATCGTGTACCGGGAGAATAACGAGCGCTACATTCCGATCAAGTTCAGCGTGCGCGGGCGCGACCTCGAAAGCACGGTGATGGACGCGCAGCGCAAAATCGCGGAGCAGGTGACCTTGCCGGAAGGCTTCCGCACGGAATGGCATGGCGAATATGATCAATTGCAGGAAGAGAAAATGCGGCTGGCGAAGATTGTGCCGGTGACGCTGGTGCTGATCTTTCTGCTCGTTTATTTCGTGCTGCACTCGCTGCGCGATGCGGCCTTGGTCTTGTTCGCCGTGCCGTTTTCGCTGGTGGGCGGGATTTGGGCCCTCGCGCTGACGGGCACGCATTTCAGCATCTCCGCCGCAGTGGGATTTATTTCGCTGTTCGGCGTGGCGGTGCAGGGCGCGCTGATCTTGATCAGCCGGATTCAAGATCTCGTGCGGGAAGGCCACGACATGGAGTCGGCCATCATGAAGAGCGCCGAAGTGCGGATGCGGCCCGTGGTGATGACGTCGCTGGCCGCCGCCATCGGACTCTTGCCGGCTGCAGTGGCGACGGGCATCGGCTCGCAGTCGCAGCAGCCGTTGGCCCGTGTCGTCGTGGGCGGCATGCTGACCTCAGCTGTGTTGATTCTGGTGGTCTTGCCGATTCTGTATCGCGTGCTGCATCGGCGCTCGCAGGAAGAGACTTGA
- the ubiA gene encoding 4-hydroxybenzoate octaprenyltransferase, producing the protein MDDRAVPPHARPQGMPWSALFRLIRLRNQTGTLLLALPSLWSLALAERGLPSGRLFAIFLAGSFLMRSAGVILNDLADRSFDRHVTRTKTRPLASGELRPAQAVVLLVILLVAAGGLLLFLNGLTRWLAPIAVLLSALYPFCKRVIHIPQAVLGIAFGWGAIMAWAASRGTLDTPAWLLFAATIAWAIAYDTIYALQDRDDDRRIGVKSAALFFGSSTWMAVGVALSLMLILLGVSGRLTDIGGMYYLALCGVGLFFASQVRTLRGVVSPSDARLMFQAHVWAGLFILAGLIAGFLL; encoded by the coding sequence ATGGATGATCGCGCGGTTCCGCCTCATGCTCGCCCGCAAGGGATGCCCTGGTCCGCTCTATTCCGGCTGATCCGCCTGCGGAATCAGACCGGGACCCTGTTGCTGGCGCTGCCCTCACTCTGGTCGCTGGCGCTCGCGGAACGGGGCCTGCCTTCCGGCCGGCTCTTCGCGATCTTTCTCGCCGGCTCGTTTCTCATGCGCAGTGCCGGCGTCATTCTGAACGATCTGGCCGATCGCTCGTTCGATCGCCATGTGACTCGCACCAAGACCAGGCCGCTGGCCTCAGGAGAACTCCGTCCGGCACAAGCCGTGGTCCTGCTGGTGATCCTATTGGTCGCCGCCGGGGGCCTCTTGCTGTTCCTGAACGGCCTGACTCGCTGGCTTGCCCCCATCGCCGTGCTGTTGTCGGCCTTGTACCCATTCTGCAAACGGGTCATTCACATTCCGCAGGCGGTGCTGGGCATCGCCTTCGGGTGGGGCGCCATCATGGCTTGGGCCGCGTCACGCGGGACGCTTGACACGCCTGCGTGGCTTCTCTTTGCGGCGACTATTGCCTGGGCCATTGCCTACGATACGATCTATGCGCTCCAAGACCGTGACGATGACCGCCGGATCGGGGTGAAATCAGCCGCGCTATTCTTTGGATCGTCGACGTGGATGGCGGTTGGCGTGGCCCTGAGCCTCATGCTGATTCTGCTGGGAGTCTCAGGACGACTGACCGATATCGGCGGGATGTATTATCTGGCCCTGTGCGGCGTGGGGCTGTTTTTTGCTTCGCAAGTTCGCACCCTGCGAGGCGTGGTCAGCCCGTCTGACGCCCGTCTGATGTTTCAAGCCCACGTATGGGCCGGCCTGTTCATTCTGGCCGGCCTCATCGCAGGTTTTCTTTTATAA
- a CDS encoding c-type cytochrome — translation MKAARLQVIGTVAGLIGIWAMTAGGCANEQQKKGQELYAHYCMHCHGENGRQNEGFNWSSMPDPKPKDLSNKSEMGTFKDEDIFNTISRDMKDTSPGGDKIGDDDFAVPTMPTFKYTLSEDEIWSIVGYVRTLHGMKLEFKVEERKKELAEGLKTAQEKFEQAKQTFEAAEKKASEEAEKKEAEVDESLYAKEQAAMAAAKKELDAAQASLNNFSMRPGKGQNVARPDLTMTPEVMAQQVELGKRLYQNKYGCNGCHSIAEEGGKVGPALDRAGFRLNGTWIYRWLKNPQAMKPETRMPALGLSDADAKAVTTYLGTLRAPKAEEAPAAVKPAS, via the coding sequence ATGAAGGCGGCAAGACTACAAGTCATCGGGACGGTCGCCGGCCTGATCGGGATCTGGGCGATGACCGCAGGCGGTTGTGCCAATGAGCAGCAGAAGAAGGGGCAGGAGTTGTACGCCCACTACTGTATGCATTGCCACGGTGAAAACGGACGGCAGAACGAGGGCTTTAATTGGTCCTCGATGCCAGACCCCAAGCCGAAAGACCTCTCGAATAAGTCGGAAATGGGCACCTTTAAGGACGAAGATATTTTCAATACCATTTCCCGCGATATGAAGGACACCAGCCCGGGCGGGGATAAAATCGGCGACGACGACTTTGCCGTGCCGACCATGCCGACCTTCAAGTACACCCTCTCCGAGGATGAGATCTGGTCGATCGTCGGCTATGTCAGAACCCTTCATGGCATGAAGCTGGAGTTTAAAGTCGAAGAGCGCAAGAAGGAATTGGCCGAAGGCTTGAAGACGGCGCAGGAGAAATTCGAGCAGGCGAAGCAGACTTTCGAGGCGGCGGAAAAGAAGGCCAGCGAGGAAGCAGAAAAGAAAGAAGCCGAAGTGGACGAGTCCCTCTATGCCAAAGAGCAGGCGGCGATGGCGGCGGCCAAGAAGGAACTCGATGCCGCGCAAGCGAGCCTCAATAACTTCTCCATGCGGCCAGGCAAGGGCCAGAACGTGGCCCGCCCGGATTTGACCATGACGCCGGAAGTGATGGCGCAGCAGGTTGAGCTGGGCAAGCGCCTCTATCAGAACAAGTACGGCTGCAATGGCTGCCATAGCATCGCCGAAGAAGGCGGGAAGGTCGGGCCGGCCTTGGATCGTGCGGGATTCCGTTTGAACGGCACCTGGATTTACCGGTGGCTCAAGAACCCGCAGGCCATGAAACCGGAGACGCGCATGCCGGCATTGGGGTTGAGCGATGCCGATGCGAAGGCCGTGACGACCTATCTGGGTACGTTGCGCGCACCTAAAGCCGAAGAAGCCCCGGCCGCAGTGAAGCCGGCCAGCTGA
- a CDS encoding ethylbenzene dehydrogenase-related protein, with amino-acid sequence MKPAKRMRQWVMRGGVAVTAALLLGGATLSMAQEGVSVSAPMVKGALPVDDPNAAVWSSAKPATFPMSPQVHWPNRIQEVTVKDLSVRALHDGTQVAILLEYADPSQDPDDAAALQFMVGDKKAHFAHGQPMAQVEGGPVNIWYWKNKDDKGVDMNAQGFGTLKIQSHQDVKAKAAYANGTWKVVFSRPLSTEHAAEDTQITPGGFINISFAVWDGRKDGAGEIVEKGSQKAVSSWWYFRAEAPPDYSAYYYAAFAAALALGFQFVLIRKLKKGQTA; translated from the coding sequence ATGAAACCGGCAAAACGAATGAGGCAGTGGGTCATGCGAGGGGGCGTAGCGGTGACGGCCGCATTGCTCCTCGGTGGAGCGACGCTCAGCATGGCGCAGGAGGGCGTGTCGGTCAGCGCGCCGATGGTCAAGGGCGCATTGCCTGTCGATGATCCTAATGCGGCCGTGTGGAGCAGCGCGAAACCGGCGACGTTCCCGATGTCGCCCCAGGTGCATTGGCCGAACCGCATTCAAGAAGTGACGGTCAAAGATCTTTCCGTCCGGGCGTTGCACGATGGCACACAGGTGGCCATTCTCTTGGAATATGCCGACCCGAGCCAGGATCCTGACGATGCCGCAGCGTTGCAGTTCATGGTGGGAGATAAAAAAGCGCACTTCGCCCACGGGCAGCCCATGGCCCAGGTCGAAGGGGGGCCGGTCAACATCTGGTATTGGAAGAACAAGGATGACAAGGGCGTGGATATGAACGCCCAGGGGTTCGGGACCTTGAAAATCCAGAGCCATCAGGATGTGAAGGCCAAGGCGGCCTATGCCAATGGAACGTGGAAAGTGGTGTTCTCCCGTCCGCTTTCGACGGAGCATGCTGCGGAAGATACACAGATTACGCCAGGCGGGTTTATCAATATTTCCTTTGCGGTCTGGGATGGCCGGAAAGACGGCGCGGGCGAAATCGTGGAAAAGGGATCTCAGAAGGCGGTCTCTTCCTGGTGGTATTTCCGCGCCGAAGCTCCGCCGGATTATTCAGCCTACTACTATGCGGCCTTCGCAGCGGCGCTGGCCCTAGGGTTTCAGTTTGTCCTGATCCGCAAATTGAAGAAAGGGCAGACAGCATGA
- a CDS encoding cytochrome c — protein MGGSLLKPAILIGIVYVILKFVVPNIPGSAPLPSSLIFLYLMLTTTGIVIFATLSSESKDAFWNPIQRFMTGENIGGLQAVRYAVLIVFPLFIGYQAYGSTATSDAPPAENRTIHPAPPGEYTGLSNPVSKTPENIMQGKGFYAAFCSPCHGGKFDGKGPAARGFNPPPANFSDPTTIAMLQESYLFWRIKKGGVGLPIEGMPWKSAMPRWELELPDEWIWKIILGEYDGAHQSPRTWE, from the coding sequence ATGGGGGGATCTCTGCTCAAGCCGGCAATCCTGATTGGGATCGTCTATGTCATCCTCAAGTTTGTGGTGCCGAATATTCCTGGATCGGCGCCGCTGCCCTCCAGTCTCATCTTCCTCTATTTGATGTTGACGACGACCGGCATCGTGATTTTTGCGACCCTGAGCAGTGAATCCAAGGATGCCTTCTGGAATCCGATTCAGCGCTTCATGACCGGTGAAAATATTGGCGGGTTGCAAGCGGTCCGCTATGCCGTATTGATCGTATTTCCGTTGTTCATTGGCTACCAGGCTTACGGAAGCACCGCCACGAGCGACGCGCCCCCCGCTGAAAACCGGACGATCCATCCGGCTCCTCCGGGTGAGTACACGGGGCTTTCGAATCCCGTCTCCAAGACGCCGGAAAACATCATGCAGGGCAAAGGGTTTTATGCCGCGTTTTGTTCTCCGTGCCACGGTGGAAAGTTCGATGGCAAAGGGCCGGCGGCACGGGGCTTCAATCCGCCACCGGCGAATTTCTCTGACCCCACCACCATCGCCATGCTGCAGGAGAGCTATCTCTTTTGGCGCATCAAGAAGGGTGGCGTGGGACTCCCCATCGAAGGCATGCCCTGGAAATCAGCCATGCCCCGCTGGGAGCTTGAATTGCCGGATGAATGGATCTGGAAGATTATTCTCGGCGAGTACGATGGAGCCCATCAGTCGCCGCGGACGTGGGAATAA
- a CDS encoding cytochrome c, with the protein MSEVVKLQLIGLSVVGTGIIILLFIQSKFLRVIGFVAIVLGLFSLVALAVPQMASLPPAEESIDIASIKTPADMASIGQKIFFSKGQCALCHSIGPSESARCPDLKGIGAKLSRDFIFESLTQPQAYIYLDYRHEGLPKEYPARMPYINKNPIGLSKNEILSVIAFLQQMSGEPISVNPSELEMPGAAPAAPVKSAQSETVTVAQAH; encoded by the coding sequence ATGAGTGAAGTCGTAAAATTACAGTTAATCGGACTATCAGTCGTCGGGACGGGTATCATTATCCTCCTGTTCATCCAATCGAAGTTTTTGCGGGTGATTGGATTTGTGGCGATTGTCCTCGGGCTCTTCTCCCTGGTCGCGCTGGCGGTGCCGCAGATGGCCTCGCTGCCTCCGGCGGAAGAAAGCATCGACATAGCGAGCATTAAAACGCCAGCCGATATGGCCTCCATCGGACAGAAGATTTTCTTCAGCAAGGGCCAGTGCGCCTTATGTCATTCAATTGGGCCGAGCGAATCCGCGCGCTGTCCGGATTTGAAGGGAATCGGCGCCAAGCTGAGCCGGGATTTTATTTTCGAGAGTTTGACCCAGCCTCAGGCCTACATCTATCTGGACTATCGCCACGAGGGCCTGCCCAAGGAATATCCGGCGCGCATGCCCTATATCAACAAGAACCCGATCGGCCTCTCAAAGAACGAGATTTTGTCGGTGATTGCGTTCTTGCAGCAGATGAGCGGCGAGCCCATTTCGGTGAATCCGTCGGAGTTGGAGATGCCAGGGGCGGCCCCGGCGGCTCCCGTGAAGTCGGCGCAATCTGAAACCGTGACTGTCGCGCAAGCGCACTGA